One Tunturibacter gelidoferens genomic region harbors:
- a CDS encoding response regulator transcription factor, with product MSIRHNTSEDNILVQDRVKSVSLRIMIVDDHPMVREGLAGILERQEMVIVGVAATGRQAIEMFAQYLPDILLLDLRLPDQSGIKVMRKILADRPDAKIIFLSSSQGDASIFDAISNGASGYLVKGIDGATLGESIRRVWAGGRCLSPEAAEKLSQHVASKKLSEREIEVLQLISKGNSNKEIARLLFVTEDTIKMHVKKILGKLPANDRTQAVVIAIQRGLLDV from the coding sequence GTGAGCATTCGACATAATACTTCGGAAGACAACATACTCGTCCAAGACCGCGTGAAGAGCGTCTCGCTCCGCATCATGATCGTCGATGACCACCCCATGGTGCGAGAAGGACTTGCCGGCATTCTCGAGCGGCAGGAGATGGTGATCGTTGGAGTGGCGGCAACCGGACGTCAGGCCATCGAGATGTTCGCTCAATATCTGCCTGACATCTTGTTACTTGATCTAAGACTTCCCGATCAGAGCGGTATTAAGGTGATGCGCAAAATCCTGGCCGACCGCCCAGATGCGAAGATCATCTTTCTGAGCTCCTCGCAGGGTGACGCGAGCATCTTCGATGCAATCTCCAACGGCGCCTCCGGATATCTGGTAAAGGGAATCGACGGCGCCACGCTTGGCGAAAGCATCCGCCGAGTATGGGCTGGCGGACGCTGTTTGTCGCCGGAGGCGGCTGAGAAGCTCTCGCAGCATGTCGCCTCGAAGAAGCTGAGCGAGCGGGAGATTGAAGTGCTGCAACTTATCTCCAAAGGCAACAGCAACAAGGAGATCGCCCGGCTGCTCTTTGTAACAGAAGACACGATCAAGATGCATGTAAAGAAGATCCTGGGGAAGCTTCCTGCGAATGACCGGACCCAGGCGGTCGTGATCGCCATTCAGCGCGGTCTGCTGGACGTTTGA
- a CDS encoding sensor histidine kinase — protein MSGLVRFDGVRFVSFAAGAGENNLQERVTGLVPGEDGSLWIGTSAGLTHYEHGRFVAIANQAGSKRFVVDDLVPDHEGGIWVATRSRLFKANNHAFTSCLLPVDGRAGGLKAIAEANDRTLWVAGNEGVFAVRGGKVARHYGDAEGLPAANISFVDADARGNVYAGDGHRLFQLEGERFRIVQAPGRGNFVSLLTDHTGALWMASGGLHGISRNVAGKIDSFTTEQGLVSNDARILFEDRSGDIWIGTIAGLQRLHNGRFTTYTAADGLPQGQNQYDAVFEDKTHSIWVGSLEDGVGRVHEGRFERLSVGEGLKRGQVRGFADSDKGIVVAISDYGLFRLSGKRFVPTAGIPHGYITSPISDTAGALWFGVNGNGVFRLDHGSLRHFSTADGVPGTRVSSLLLDEQGAVLVATNEGVAEFRGDRFVAIADVPTISIGRDDQRGGLWLGTDDGLVFWKSGHVRRITQAQGLPGNLVLAAATDDADNLWITTANAIAQIDRKQVDAVLMGAENTLWPKRYTQADGLRSRDVLPIGQVDMARAHDGRIWLATANGLSVADTKASPAPLAQVFVESIAIDEVLQQTADRIVVPPGRHRLTVTFTSPDLHSPEQLRFRYRLNGWDKEWLDVASAREISYTGLPPGDYQLRVVAANEDGVWSNAEAWVGVHVRPFFYQTKLFITLACLTLLAIVIEITRRRTKHVAEQQRLRFQERAAERERIGYQIHDTIIQDLVGTALQLELIGMQIPEHSEKTAYLVADLTTRMREMVGKSRNMVSSLHSMATPQYHLLEVLREAAAEFRLGELPMLKLETKGKQPVIEPLIRDEVYRICREALANAFRHSSATRIDVCAAFTDEGIEVSINDDGIGMDEETLRIGRSGHFGLSGMQAHAQRIGATVLIESEPNLGTRVRLKVPTPSRRWWHLVRNIVAPSVR, from the coding sequence ATGAGTGGTCTAGTCCGATTCGATGGTGTGCGGTTCGTTTCCTTCGCCGCAGGAGCAGGCGAAAACAACTTGCAGGAGCGAGTGACAGGGTTGGTACCGGGCGAAGACGGAAGCCTCTGGATTGGCACATCGGCAGGCCTGACTCATTACGAACATGGCAGGTTTGTTGCAATCGCCAACCAGGCTGGTTCAAAGAGATTTGTAGTTGATGATCTTGTTCCAGATCATGAAGGCGGCATATGGGTGGCCACTCGTAGCCGATTGTTCAAAGCAAACAACCACGCATTTACTTCGTGCCTGCTACCCGTGGATGGCCGTGCCGGCGGATTGAAAGCTATTGCTGAGGCTAACGATCGGACTCTTTGGGTGGCGGGGAATGAAGGAGTGTTTGCGGTTCGCGGAGGGAAGGTCGCTCGTCATTATGGAGATGCTGAAGGGCTTCCTGCGGCCAACATCTCGTTCGTCGATGCCGACGCTCGTGGGAATGTGTATGCCGGAGATGGGCATCGTCTCTTCCAGCTAGAAGGTGAGCGATTCAGGATCGTTCAGGCCCCTGGACGTGGCAACTTCGTCTCTCTATTAACGGATCACACTGGTGCCCTGTGGATGGCAAGCGGTGGCCTTCATGGGATCAGTCGCAATGTGGCGGGAAAGATCGATTCCTTCACGACGGAGCAAGGTCTCGTGAGCAATGATGCGCGCATCCTCTTCGAAGATCGTTCGGGCGATATCTGGATAGGTACGATTGCCGGTTTGCAGCGCCTGCACAATGGAAGGTTTACAACCTACACCGCCGCGGATGGATTGCCTCAGGGCCAGAACCAATACGATGCTGTCTTTGAAGATAAGACGCACTCTATCTGGGTCGGATCCCTCGAAGATGGAGTCGGTCGAGTTCACGAAGGCAGGTTTGAGCGGCTCAGCGTTGGCGAGGGGCTCAAACGCGGTCAGGTGAGAGGCTTTGCGGATTCCGATAAAGGGATCGTCGTTGCCATATCCGACTACGGTCTATTCCGACTGAGCGGCAAACGCTTTGTGCCCACCGCCGGCATCCCGCATGGATACATTACCTCACCGATAAGCGATACAGCTGGCGCTCTTTGGTTCGGAGTGAATGGCAATGGAGTCTTTCGGTTGGATCACGGTTCGCTTCGTCACTTCTCGACAGCGGATGGAGTCCCCGGAACGCGTGTATCGTCCTTGCTGCTCGATGAACAGGGCGCAGTGCTCGTGGCTACCAATGAAGGTGTTGCGGAGTTCCGCGGCGATCGATTTGTAGCCATCGCAGATGTTCCGACGATTTCCATCGGAAGGGACGATCAGCGTGGCGGTCTCTGGCTCGGAACGGATGATGGGCTGGTGTTCTGGAAATCCGGCCACGTGAGGCGAATCACGCAGGCGCAGGGGCTTCCTGGTAACCTCGTCCTCGCAGCGGCAACCGATGATGCCGACAATCTGTGGATTACTACTGCGAATGCGATCGCACAGATAGACCGCAAGCAAGTGGACGCAGTGCTGATGGGAGCAGAAAACACATTGTGGCCGAAACGATATACGCAGGCCGATGGCCTCAGAAGCCGAGATGTCTTGCCGATCGGCCAGGTAGACATGGCGCGCGCGCACGACGGGCGCATCTGGCTGGCGACGGCGAATGGTCTCTCTGTCGCTGACACGAAAGCCTCTCCCGCTCCCCTTGCACAGGTGTTTGTCGAATCGATTGCAATCGACGAAGTACTCCAGCAGACCGCGGATCGGATCGTCGTGCCGCCGGGTCGCCATCGACTTACTGTCACCTTCACCTCGCCCGATCTGCACTCGCCGGAACAACTGCGCTTTCGCTACCGGCTCAATGGCTGGGATAAGGAGTGGCTGGATGTAGCCTCCGCACGTGAAATCTCCTACACTGGACTGCCTCCGGGCGACTATCAGCTGCGAGTCGTCGCTGCTAACGAAGACGGAGTCTGGAGTAACGCCGAGGCATGGGTGGGTGTGCACGTCCGTCCCTTCTTCTACCAGACCAAGCTCTTCATCACCCTTGCGTGTCTAACCTTGCTCGCCATCGTCATCGAGATCACACGGCGCCGGACGAAGCATGTCGCGGAGCAACAGCGATTGAGGTTCCAGGAACGCGCCGCAGAACGTGAGCGCATCGGATACCAGATTCACGACACCATCATTCAGGATCTCGTCGGCACCGCGCTTCAACTCGAACTTATCGGCATGCAGATACCAGAGCACTCAGAAAAGACAGCGTATCTCGTGGCGGACTTGACCACGCGTATGAGGGAGATGGTGGGTAAGAGCCGCAACATGGTGTCGAGCCTGCATTCCATGGCCACTCCTCAGTACCACCTTCTCGAAGTGCTGAGGGAAGCTGCTGCGGAGTTTCGTCTCGGTGAACTGCCCATGTTGAAGCTTGAAACAAAGGGCAAACAGCCTGTCATTGAGCCTCTTATCCGGGACGAGGTCTATCGCATCTGTCGCGAAGCACTAGCGAATGCCTTTCGCCATTCCAGTGCCACCCGGATCGATGTCTGTGCTGCGTTTACGGACGAGGGGATAGAGGTTTCGATCAACGACGATGGGATTGGAATGGATGAAGAGACCCTCAGGATAGGCAGGTCGGGACACTTCGGCTTGAGCGGCATGCAGGCGCACGCTCAGCGTATTGGGGCAACTGTGCTGATCGAGAGCGAGCCGAATCTGGGAACCCGTGTGCGGCTGAAGGTGCCGACGCCCTCGCGCCGCTGGTGGCATCTAGTTAGAAATATCGTGGCGCCCAGTGTGCGTTGA
- a CDS encoding DUF1330 domain-containing protein, with translation MKTNHKLALAVSAGVSIGVAGAKAMHARQVMPPPVYVISEVDAMDLTDLQKYGEKVPATLAPFNGHYHFLVSGGAKTQALDGEPPKGIVVIAFDSVEKARGWYGSPAYEAIKPIRLSSSKGRMFIVEGLAPK, from the coding sequence ATGAAGACGAACCACAAACTGGCGCTCGCAGTGTCGGCCGGCGTCTCGATCGGCGTTGCTGGCGCCAAGGCGATGCATGCGCGGCAAGTTATGCCGCCGCCTGTCTACGTCATCTCGGAAGTCGATGCAATGGACCTCACTGACTTACAGAAATATGGGGAGAAGGTCCCGGCGACGCTGGCGCCTTTCAATGGCCACTATCACTTTCTCGTTAGTGGAGGTGCCAAGACACAGGCCCTCGATGGCGAACCGCCAAAGGGCATCGTAGTGATCGCTTTCGACAGCGTGGAGAAAGCGCGTGGCTGGTATGGTTCGCCAGCCTATGAGGCGATCAAGCCGATCCGGCTAAGCTCGTCAAAGGGCCGCATGTTTATCGTCGAAGGCCTCGCCCCCAAGTGA
- a CDS encoding LysR family transcriptional regulator: MKTGLNATNVRVFEAVARLQSVTLAAEELETSQPYVSKQIAVMEEQLAVQLFARVGRRLYLTQAGELLHQHTKVVVESLKEAEEMLSRAASASQKRLRIATSTTGMYMLPEWLAGFEKKVADLETTVLVTSGDEVERQVISGEADLGFIASRPRFRSFLVSVVAEDSLALAVQKDHPLATHSSVSLDELSKERFIVREPESASRALTERRIFQKRPDWRFRLQINHIDAIKSSLEEGLGISFISRRAIDRELQSGTLATIPVDGVDLRRPICMLTDAHKFGSKIAVRLAKHIASHASQNFRC, encoded by the coding sequence ATGAAGACTGGGCTCAATGCTACGAATGTTCGCGTGTTTGAAGCGGTGGCGCGTCTCCAGAGCGTCACCTTGGCGGCGGAGGAGTTGGAGACGAGCCAGCCGTACGTCTCGAAGCAGATTGCCGTGATGGAGGAGCAGCTCGCTGTACAGTTGTTTGCCCGAGTAGGTCGACGTCTCTATCTCACCCAAGCAGGTGAACTGCTGCACCAGCACACAAAGGTGGTGGTGGAGTCTCTGAAAGAGGCCGAGGAGATGCTGTCGCGAGCTGCTTCCGCTTCACAGAAGAGGCTTCGGATCGCGACCAGTACGACAGGGATGTACATGCTTCCAGAATGGCTCGCGGGCTTCGAGAAGAAAGTCGCGGATTTGGAGACGACGGTTCTGGTTACGAGTGGTGACGAAGTGGAGCGGCAAGTCATTTCTGGTGAGGCAGACCTGGGTTTTATCGCGAGCCGGCCACGGTTTCGCAGCTTCCTCGTGAGTGTTGTGGCCGAGGATAGCCTTGCCTTGGCGGTTCAGAAGGATCATCCTCTCGCGACCCATTCTTCCGTAAGCCTCGATGAGCTAAGCAAGGAGAGGTTCATTGTTCGCGAGCCCGAATCGGCCTCGCGAGCACTCACCGAGAGGAGGATTTTTCAGAAGCGGCCTGACTGGAGATTTCGATTGCAGATCAATCATATCGATGCAATCAAGTCTTCTCTGGAAGAGGGCCTCGGGATCTCCTTCATCTCTAGGCGAGCGATCGATCGAGAGCTGCAGTCCGGAACGCTTGCCACGATTCCTGTCGACGGTGTTGATCTTCGCAGGCCAATCTGCATGCTGACCGATGCTCATAAGTTTGGATCAAAAATAGCAGTTCGCCTGGCGAAGCACATTGCGAGTCACGCATCGCAAAATTTCCGGTGTTAA